In a single window of the Amia ocellicauda isolate fAmiCal2 chromosome 20, fAmiCal2.hap1, whole genome shotgun sequence genome:
- the blnk gene encoding B-cell linker protein isoform X8, producing the protein MDLSRQLQKMVHDIKKNDGSIMNKFKKFQNEQVALLRKTGKHTWDRLTNKPPPPSVPTRDYPDDEEQQWSDSEFDSDYENPDDPSETYEAPQEDNNYEPPPKEGKPKPNRTPALDLSKGEYLDNRAPTNKPRPSKPSQPITPQKGLKPARPMKPHNPVQDDEYVCPKDDEDDDNYIDPSEKSAATGVQYKSTAPPIINRVLKPHMTRHPVPSPDNQEVYEVPDSEEMPPPPARTKVLPPPKLNLRPSQKDAPPSASPRPPIKPPSSEPIDEDEYEVCDPDTGDGSSKHEAQPFPSPKQPTPLPREVHTPLPPVKPDGQSSGALATTGTEERMKPSAMNMDAKAARPIPQKRSVMNTPADPSPAEAARAKPPFKLKTSPSHAKLPTVANRGTLSRNGPTSAEQDAGVYSKVWYASTSERKIAEEALVKSNKDGSFLVRKSSGQDVKQPYTLVVFYKKRVYNIPVRYIESSRQYALGREKSGEEHFSSVVDMIENHQRQPLVLIDSQNNTKDSTKLKYPVKV; encoded by the exons GCAACTTCAAAAGATGGTCCACGACATCAAGAAGAATGATGGAAGCATCATGAACAAGTTCAAGAA GTTTCAAAACGAGCAAGTGGCTTTATTACGCAAAACTGGGAAACACACTTGGGACCG GTTAACCAACAAACCGCCGCCACCATCAGTGCCAACCAGGGACTATCCAG ATGATGAAGAGCAGCAATGGTCGGATTCAGAGTTT GACAGCGATTATGAGAATCCAGATGACCCTTCAGAGACCTATGAAGCACCGCAGGAGGACAACAATTACGAGCCCCCCCCCAAGGAGGGGAAACCGAAGCCCAACAGAACCCCGGCTCTGGATCTGTCCAAAGGAGAATACCTAG ACAACAGAGCTCCCACGAATAAGCCCCGCCCCTCAAAGCCCTCCCAACCAATCACACCCCAGAAAGGACTGAAACCTGCACGGCCAATGAAGCCCCACAATCCAGTGCAGGATGAT GAATACGTTTGCCCGAAAGACGATGAGGACGATGATAATTATATTGATCCTTCAGAGAAGTCGGCCGCTACAGGAGTGCAATATAAATCCACAGCCCCCCCCATCATTAATAGAGTTCTGAAACCACACATGACTCGACATCCGGTTCCCAGCCCTGATAATCAAG AGGTGTATGAAGTACCAGACTCAGAG GAGATGCCACCGCCGCCTGCCAG GACCAAAGTTCTTCCCCCACCCAAACTAAATCTCCGACCAAGTCAAAAAGACGCCCCACCCTCCGCCAGTCCCAG ACCGCCAATCAAGCCTCCTTCTTCT GAACCTATTGACGAGGATGAGTATGAAGTATGTGATCCCGATACCG gTGATGGCAGCAGTAAACATGAAGCCCAACCCTTCCCCTCACCCAAACAACCGACCCCACTCCCCAGAGAAGT gcACACACCACTGCCACCAGTAAAGCCA GACGGTCAATCCAGTGGGGCACTGGCTACTACAGGCACAGAGGAACGGATG AAGCCCAGTGCGATGAACATGGACGCTAAAG CAGCTCGGCCGATCCCCCAGAAACGCAGTGTCATGAACACGCCAGCGGACCCCTCTCCGGCCGAAGCTGCCAGAGCCAA GCCTCCATTTAAACTGAAAACCAGCCCATCCCATGCCA AACTCCCTACAGTCGCAAACCGAGGCACCCTGTCACGGAACGGGCCTACCAGTGCAGAACAG GACGCTGGCGTTTACAGCAAAGTGTGGTACGCCAGCACCAGTGAACGGAAGATTGCAGAGGAAGCCTTGGTCAAATCAAATAAG GATGGATCGTTCCTGGTGAGGAAGAGTTCCGGTCAGGACGTGAAACAGCCGTACACTTTAGTTGTGTTCTATAAGAAGAGGGTCTACAACATCCCCGTGCGGTACATCGAGTCGTCTCGGCAGTACGCGCTCGGCAGGGAGAAGAGTGGAGAAGAG CACTTCAGCAGCGTTGTAGATATGATTGAGAACCACCAGCGGCAGCCTCTCGTTCTGATCGACAGCCAGAACAACACCAAGGACTCCACCAAACTCAAGTACCCCGTGAAGGTTTAA
- the blnk gene encoding B-cell linker protein isoform X9 gives MDKLSKITAPAGEKLRQLQKMVHDIKKNDGSIMNKFKKLTNKPPPPSVPTRDYPDDEEQQWSDSEFDSDYENPDDPSETYEAPQEDNNYEPPPKEGKPKPNRTPALDLSKGEYLDNRAPTNKPRPSKPSQPITPQKGLKPARPMKPHNPVQDDEYVCPKDDEDDDNYIDPSEKSAATGVQYKSTAPPIINRVLKPHMTRHPVPSPDNQEVYEVPDSEEMPPPPARTKVLPPPKLNLRPSQKDAPPSASPRPPIKPPSSEPIDEDEYEVCDPDTGDGSSKHEAQPFPSPKQPTPLPREVHTPLPPVKPDGQSSGALATTGTEERMKPSAMNMDAKAARPIPQKRSVMNTPADPSPAEAARAKPPFKLKTSPSHAKLPTVANRGTLSRNGPTSAEQDAGVYSKVWYASTSERKIAEEALVKSNKDGSFLVRKSSGQDVKQPYTLVVFYKKRVYNIPVRYIESSRQYALGREKSGEEHFSSVVDMIENHQRQPLVLIDSQNNTKDSTKLKYPVKV, from the exons ATGGACAAATTGAGTAAAATCACTGCTCCCGCTGGGGAGAAGCTAAG GCAACTTCAAAAGATGGTCCACGACATCAAGAAGAATGATGGAAGCATCATGAACAAGTTCAAGAA GTTAACCAACAAACCGCCGCCACCATCAGTGCCAACCAGGGACTATCCAG ATGATGAAGAGCAGCAATGGTCGGATTCAGAGTTT GACAGCGATTATGAGAATCCAGATGACCCTTCAGAGACCTATGAAGCACCGCAGGAGGACAACAATTACGAGCCCCCCCCCAAGGAGGGGAAACCGAAGCCCAACAGAACCCCGGCTCTGGATCTGTCCAAAGGAGAATACCTAG ACAACAGAGCTCCCACGAATAAGCCCCGCCCCTCAAAGCCCTCCCAACCAATCACACCCCAGAAAGGACTGAAACCTGCACGGCCAATGAAGCCCCACAATCCAGTGCAGGATGAT GAATACGTTTGCCCGAAAGACGATGAGGACGATGATAATTATATTGATCCTTCAGAGAAGTCGGCCGCTACAGGAGTGCAATATAAATCCACAGCCCCCCCCATCATTAATAGAGTTCTGAAACCACACATGACTCGACATCCGGTTCCCAGCCCTGATAATCAAG AGGTGTATGAAGTACCAGACTCAGAG GAGATGCCACCGCCGCCTGCCAG GACCAAAGTTCTTCCCCCACCCAAACTAAATCTCCGACCAAGTCAAAAAGACGCCCCACCCTCCGCCAGTCCCAG ACCGCCAATCAAGCCTCCTTCTTCT GAACCTATTGACGAGGATGAGTATGAAGTATGTGATCCCGATACCG gTGATGGCAGCAGTAAACATGAAGCCCAACCCTTCCCCTCACCCAAACAACCGACCCCACTCCCCAGAGAAGT gcACACACCACTGCCACCAGTAAAGCCA GACGGTCAATCCAGTGGGGCACTGGCTACTACAGGCACAGAGGAACGGATG AAGCCCAGTGCGATGAACATGGACGCTAAAG CAGCTCGGCCGATCCCCCAGAAACGCAGTGTCATGAACACGCCAGCGGACCCCTCTCCGGCCGAAGCTGCCAGAGCCAA GCCTCCATTTAAACTGAAAACCAGCCCATCCCATGCCA AACTCCCTACAGTCGCAAACCGAGGCACCCTGTCACGGAACGGGCCTACCAGTGCAGAACAG GACGCTGGCGTTTACAGCAAAGTGTGGTACGCCAGCACCAGTGAACGGAAGATTGCAGAGGAAGCCTTGGTCAAATCAAATAAG GATGGATCGTTCCTGGTGAGGAAGAGTTCCGGTCAGGACGTGAAACAGCCGTACACTTTAGTTGTGTTCTATAAGAAGAGGGTCTACAACATCCCCGTGCGGTACATCGAGTCGTCTCGGCAGTACGCGCTCGGCAGGGAGAAGAGTGGAGAAGAG CACTTCAGCAGCGTTGTAGATATGATTGAGAACCACCAGCGGCAGCCTCTCGTTCTGATCGACAGCCAGAACAACACCAAGGACTCCACCAAACTCAAGTACCCCGTGAAGGTTTAA
- the blnk gene encoding B-cell linker protein isoform X7, whose product MDKLSKITAPAGEKLRQLQKMVHDIKKNDGSIMNKFKKFQNEQVALLRKTGKHTWDRLTNKPPPPSVPTRDYPDDEEQQWSDSEFDSDYENPDDPSETYEAPQEDNNYEPPPKEGKPKPNRTPALDLSKGEYLDNRAPTNKPRPSKPSQPITPQKGLKPARPMKPHNPVQDDEYVCPKDDEDDDNYIDPSEKSAATGVQYKSTAPPIINRVLKPHMTRHPVPSPDNQEVYEVPDSEEMPPPPARTKVLPPPKLNLRPSQKDAPPSASPRPPIKPPSSEPIDEDEYEVCDPDTGDGSSKHEAQPFPSPKQPTPLPREVHTPLPPVKPDGQSSGALATTGTEERMKPSAMNMDAKAARPIPQKRSVMNTPADPSPAEAARAKPPFKLKTSPSHAKLPTVANRGTLSRNGPTSAEQDAGVYSKVWYASTSERKIAEEALVKSNKDGSFLVRKSSGQDVKQPYTLVVFYKKRVYNIPVRYIESSRQYALGREKSGEEHFSSVVDMIENHQRQPLVLIDSQNNTKDSTKLKYPVKV is encoded by the exons ATGGACAAATTGAGTAAAATCACTGCTCCCGCTGGGGAGAAGCTAAG GCAACTTCAAAAGATGGTCCACGACATCAAGAAGAATGATGGAAGCATCATGAACAAGTTCAAGAA GTTTCAAAACGAGCAAGTGGCTTTATTACGCAAAACTGGGAAACACACTTGGGACCG GTTAACCAACAAACCGCCGCCACCATCAGTGCCAACCAGGGACTATCCAG ATGATGAAGAGCAGCAATGGTCGGATTCAGAGTTT GACAGCGATTATGAGAATCCAGATGACCCTTCAGAGACCTATGAAGCACCGCAGGAGGACAACAATTACGAGCCCCCCCCCAAGGAGGGGAAACCGAAGCCCAACAGAACCCCGGCTCTGGATCTGTCCAAAGGAGAATACCTAG ACAACAGAGCTCCCACGAATAAGCCCCGCCCCTCAAAGCCCTCCCAACCAATCACACCCCAGAAAGGACTGAAACCTGCACGGCCAATGAAGCCCCACAATCCAGTGCAGGATGAT GAATACGTTTGCCCGAAAGACGATGAGGACGATGATAATTATATTGATCCTTCAGAGAAGTCGGCCGCTACAGGAGTGCAATATAAATCCACAGCCCCCCCCATCATTAATAGAGTTCTGAAACCACACATGACTCGACATCCGGTTCCCAGCCCTGATAATCAAG AGGTGTATGAAGTACCAGACTCAGAG GAGATGCCACCGCCGCCTGCCAG GACCAAAGTTCTTCCCCCACCCAAACTAAATCTCCGACCAAGTCAAAAAGACGCCCCACCCTCCGCCAGTCCCAG ACCGCCAATCAAGCCTCCTTCTTCT GAACCTATTGACGAGGATGAGTATGAAGTATGTGATCCCGATACCG gTGATGGCAGCAGTAAACATGAAGCCCAACCCTTCCCCTCACCCAAACAACCGACCCCACTCCCCAGAGAAGT gcACACACCACTGCCACCAGTAAAGCCA GACGGTCAATCCAGTGGGGCACTGGCTACTACAGGCACAGAGGAACGGATG AAGCCCAGTGCGATGAACATGGACGCTAAAG CAGCTCGGCCGATCCCCCAGAAACGCAGTGTCATGAACACGCCAGCGGACCCCTCTCCGGCCGAAGCTGCCAGAGCCAA GCCTCCATTTAAACTGAAAACCAGCCCATCCCATGCCA AACTCCCTACAGTCGCAAACCGAGGCACCCTGTCACGGAACGGGCCTACCAGTGCAGAACAG GACGCTGGCGTTTACAGCAAAGTGTGGTACGCCAGCACCAGTGAACGGAAGATTGCAGAGGAAGCCTTGGTCAAATCAAATAAG GATGGATCGTTCCTGGTGAGGAAGAGTTCCGGTCAGGACGTGAAACAGCCGTACACTTTAGTTGTGTTCTATAAGAAGAGGGTCTACAACATCCCCGTGCGGTACATCGAGTCGTCTCGGCAGTACGCGCTCGGCAGGGAGAAGAGTGGAGAAGAG CACTTCAGCAGCGTTGTAGATATGATTGAGAACCACCAGCGGCAGCCTCTCGTTCTGATCGACAGCCAGAACAACACCAAGGACTCCACCAAACTCAAGTACCCCGTGAAGGTTTAA
- the blnk gene encoding B-cell linker protein isoform X10 translates to MDLSRQLQKMVHDIKKNDGSIMNKFKKLTNKPPPPSVPTRDYPDDEEQQWSDSEFDSDYENPDDPSETYEAPQEDNNYEPPPKEGKPKPNRTPALDLSKGEYLDNRAPTNKPRPSKPSQPITPQKGLKPARPMKPHNPVQDDEYVCPKDDEDDDNYIDPSEKSAATGVQYKSTAPPIINRVLKPHMTRHPVPSPDNQEVYEVPDSEEMPPPPARTKVLPPPKLNLRPSQKDAPPSASPRPPIKPPSSEPIDEDEYEVCDPDTGDGSSKHEAQPFPSPKQPTPLPREVHTPLPPVKPDGQSSGALATTGTEERMKPSAMNMDAKAARPIPQKRSVMNTPADPSPAEAARAKPPFKLKTSPSHAKLPTVANRGTLSRNGPTSAEQDAGVYSKVWYASTSERKIAEEALVKSNKDGSFLVRKSSGQDVKQPYTLVVFYKKRVYNIPVRYIESSRQYALGREKSGEEHFSSVVDMIENHQRQPLVLIDSQNNTKDSTKLKYPVKV, encoded by the exons GCAACTTCAAAAGATGGTCCACGACATCAAGAAGAATGATGGAAGCATCATGAACAAGTTCAAGAA GTTAACCAACAAACCGCCGCCACCATCAGTGCCAACCAGGGACTATCCAG ATGATGAAGAGCAGCAATGGTCGGATTCAGAGTTT GACAGCGATTATGAGAATCCAGATGACCCTTCAGAGACCTATGAAGCACCGCAGGAGGACAACAATTACGAGCCCCCCCCCAAGGAGGGGAAACCGAAGCCCAACAGAACCCCGGCTCTGGATCTGTCCAAAGGAGAATACCTAG ACAACAGAGCTCCCACGAATAAGCCCCGCCCCTCAAAGCCCTCCCAACCAATCACACCCCAGAAAGGACTGAAACCTGCACGGCCAATGAAGCCCCACAATCCAGTGCAGGATGAT GAATACGTTTGCCCGAAAGACGATGAGGACGATGATAATTATATTGATCCTTCAGAGAAGTCGGCCGCTACAGGAGTGCAATATAAATCCACAGCCCCCCCCATCATTAATAGAGTTCTGAAACCACACATGACTCGACATCCGGTTCCCAGCCCTGATAATCAAG AGGTGTATGAAGTACCAGACTCAGAG GAGATGCCACCGCCGCCTGCCAG GACCAAAGTTCTTCCCCCACCCAAACTAAATCTCCGACCAAGTCAAAAAGACGCCCCACCCTCCGCCAGTCCCAG ACCGCCAATCAAGCCTCCTTCTTCT GAACCTATTGACGAGGATGAGTATGAAGTATGTGATCCCGATACCG gTGATGGCAGCAGTAAACATGAAGCCCAACCCTTCCCCTCACCCAAACAACCGACCCCACTCCCCAGAGAAGT gcACACACCACTGCCACCAGTAAAGCCA GACGGTCAATCCAGTGGGGCACTGGCTACTACAGGCACAGAGGAACGGATG AAGCCCAGTGCGATGAACATGGACGCTAAAG CAGCTCGGCCGATCCCCCAGAAACGCAGTGTCATGAACACGCCAGCGGACCCCTCTCCGGCCGAAGCTGCCAGAGCCAA GCCTCCATTTAAACTGAAAACCAGCCCATCCCATGCCA AACTCCCTACAGTCGCAAACCGAGGCACCCTGTCACGGAACGGGCCTACCAGTGCAGAACAG GACGCTGGCGTTTACAGCAAAGTGTGGTACGCCAGCACCAGTGAACGGAAGATTGCAGAGGAAGCCTTGGTCAAATCAAATAAG GATGGATCGTTCCTGGTGAGGAAGAGTTCCGGTCAGGACGTGAAACAGCCGTACACTTTAGTTGTGTTCTATAAGAAGAGGGTCTACAACATCCCCGTGCGGTACATCGAGTCGTCTCGGCAGTACGCGCTCGGCAGGGAGAAGAGTGGAGAAGAG CACTTCAGCAGCGTTGTAGATATGATTGAGAACCACCAGCGGCAGCCTCTCGTTCTGATCGACAGCCAGAACAACACCAAGGACTCCACCAAACTCAAGTACCCCGTGAAGGTTTAA